The proteins below are encoded in one region of Candidatus Saccharimonadales bacterium:
- the efp gene encoding elongation factor P, with protein MYSINDLKKETLISLDGVPFKVVDSQHVSLGRGGAVMRTKLKNLLNGSVQERTFRPAEKVEPAQIDRLQMQFLYRDGQQYHFMNEATYEQEAIGQDVLGEAARFIAEGSTVTLINFGGKVIGLELPNSLFLKITQTEPGIRGDTATAAMKTATVETGVQLQVPLFINPGDVVKVDTRTGQYLERKK; from the coding sequence ATGTATTCAATTAACGACCTCAAAAAAGAGACTTTGATTTCCCTCGACGGGGTGCCATTTAAAGTGGTTGATTCTCAGCACGTCAGCCTAGGTCGGGGTGGAGCCGTCATGCGAACTAAACTCAAGAATCTTCTAAATGGGTCGGTTCAAGAGCGGACTTTTCGCCCAGCCGAGAAAGTTGAACCTGCCCAGATCGACAGGCTGCAGATGCAGTTTTTGTACCGCGATGGGCAGCAGTATCACTTCATGAACGAAGCTACCTACGAACAGGAGGCCATTGGTCAGGATGTCTTGGGTGAGGCGGCCAGGTTCATTGCCGAGGGCAGCACCGTCACACTTATTAACTTTGGGGGCAAAGTCATTGGTCTTGAGCTGCCAAACTCGTTGTTTTTGAAAATCACCCAGACCGAACCAGGGATACGGGGCGATACTGCGACAGCGGCCATGAAAACGGCCACGGTTGAAACGGGTGTCCAACTTCAAGTCCCGTTGTTTATTAACCCTGGTGATGTCGTAAAAGTTGACACTCGGACGGGCCAATATCTTGAGCGCAAAAAGTAA
- the rpsR gene encoding 30S ribosomal protein S18: protein MANYYTKKVCRFCADKVEDVDYKDVKLLQRYINSYGKIESRKRSGNCLKHQRRVAVALKRARHIALIPFVVR from the coding sequence ATGGCTAACTACTACACCAAAAAAGTCTGTCGGTTTTGTGCCGATAAGGTTGAAGACGTCGACTACAAGGACGTTAAACTATTGCAGCGCTACATTAATTCCTACGGCAAAATTGAATCACGCAAGCGCAGTGGCAACTGTTTGAAGCACCAGCGGCGCGTTGCCGTGGCTTTAAAGCGGGCTCGGCACATTGCATTGATTCCCTTTGTAGTGCGATAA
- a CDS encoding GIY-YIG nuclease family protein, translated as MKQYYVYIMANDRPTLYIGVTNDLKRRVFEHKEAKIPGFTNRYALKKLVYFEQCDSIETAITREKHLKHWKRAWKLELIQKDNPDLNDLYENIV; from the coding sequence ATGAAACAGTACTACGTTTACATTATGGCTAATGACCGCCCAACTCTATATATCGGCGTCACTAATGACCTCAAACGCAGGGTCTTTGAACATAAAGAAGCTAAAATTCCTGGTTTTACTAATCGCTACGCTCTTAAGAAATTGGTCTATTTTGAACAATGCGACTCAATAGAAACAGCAATCACGAGAGAAAAACACTTGAAGCACTGGAAAAGAGCCTGGAAACTCGAGTTGATTCAGAAAGATAACCCGGATCTTAATGACTTGTACGAAAACATTGTTTGA
- a CDS encoding RecX family transcriptional regulator produces the protein MPIVTAIKEQVKRSDRYSIYIDNKYGFSLSAQQLAESELASGQELSEAEIEDYQQASEYGKALQAAYRLLSYRPRSEREMRDRLSRKKYDEPTVDAVVTRLSEIKLLDDITFAASWVDQPKSKNRSTRRLSQELVLKGIDSDLIKETATALESEDHDRVAILALIEKKLQKNTPQDRQKLVGYLVRQGFRISLVLQILKQDFSEIHWL, from the coding sequence ATGCCGATCGTAACTGCGATCAAGGAGCAGGTAAAACGCTCGGATCGTTACTCAATTTACATCGATAACAAATACGGCTTCTCACTCTCGGCGCAGCAATTGGCTGAGAGTGAGTTGGCATCCGGCCAAGAGCTCTCAGAGGCTGAAATTGAGGATTACCAGCAGGCTTCAGAATACGGTAAAGCCCTTCAAGCGGCCTATCGATTGCTATCATATCGCCCGCGGAGCGAACGCGAAATGAGAGATCGCTTGAGCCGTAAAAAATATGACGAGCCAACTGTTGATGCCGTAGTAACTCGCTTAAGCGAGATCAAACTATTAGACGATATAACCTTTGCTGCTAGCTGGGTTGACCAACCTAAGTCCAAAAATCGCAGCACTAGGCGGTTGAGCCAGGAATTGGTGCTCAAGGGGATTGATTCGGATTTGATTAAGGAAACTGCTACGGCGCTTGAATCTGAGGACCATGATCGGGTGGCCATTTTGGCTCTGATCGAAAAGAAACTCCAAAAAAATACCCCCCAGGATCGTCAGAAGCTGGTTGGGTACCTTGTTCGCCAGGGTTTTCGAATTAGCCTGGTTCTACAAATTCTAAAACAAGATTTTAGCGAGATTCATTGGCTGTAA
- a CDS encoding PRC-barrel domain-containing protein — protein MFVVGSSISKLPIMALDSGTEVANVSRPVIDSKNLEVPALICFDQHRHELTLATRDIRQVNPHVILINSIDDLSEPDEVVRLKSLLEDNFSLIGLSVRTETGTKIGKVADYIINIKTFMIQKLYVKQSILKNMMSSNLSIDRRQIVDVTKKTIVVRDASISESLAASTIPVASE, from the coding sequence ATGTTTGTAGTCGGAAGCAGTATATCAAAGCTACCAATTATGGCGCTCGATAGCGGAACCGAGGTGGCGAATGTGTCGCGGCCAGTCATTGATAGTAAAAATCTAGAGGTACCGGCTTTGATCTGTTTTGACCAGCATCGCCACGAGTTAACTCTTGCCACCCGAGACATTCGCCAAGTTAATCCCCATGTTATCCTGATAAATTCAATAGATGACCTAAGCGAACCAGACGAAGTGGTTCGACTCAAAAGCTTACTTGAAGACAATTTTTCACTTATTGGCCTAAGTGTTAGAACCGAAACTGGTACAAAGATTGGTAAAGTCGCCGACTACATCATAAACATTAAGACTTTTATGATTCAAAAACTCTACGTTAAGCAGTCAATTTTAAAAAATATGATGTCTTCCAACCTATCGATCGATCGTCGACAAATCGTTGATGTAACCAAGAAAACCATCGTGGTTCGGGATGCTTCAATCAGCGAATCACTTGCCGCCTCCACCATACCAGTAGCATCTGAATAG
- the ssb gene encoding single-stranded DNA-binding protein, with product MAKSFNQAIVMGNLTRDPELRTTPTGQQVASFAVATNRSWLDGSGERKEAVEYHEIVAWGKLGELTAQYLAKGRKVMVVGRLQTQSWEKDGVKRQRTEIVASDVNFLDRPGEAGSPEPTASKASSAKSDDVIIEDIGDDKVNLDEIPF from the coding sequence ATGGCTAAAAGTTTTAACCAAGCTATCGTAATGGGGAACTTAACCCGAGACCCTGAGCTACGAACAACTCCAACTGGTCAGCAAGTGGCATCCTTTGCCGTAGCTACCAATCGCAGCTGGCTAGATGGCAGTGGTGAGCGCAAAGAGGCGGTCGAATACCACGAAATCGTGGCCTGGGGCAAATTAGGCGAGTTAACCGCTCAGTATCTAGCCAAAGGCCGCAAAGTGATGGTGGTTGGACGCTTGCAAACCCAGAGTTGGGAGAAGGATGGCGTCAAACGACAACGGACCGAGATTGTAGCTAGTGACGTTAACTTCCTGGATCGCCCCGGTGAAGCTGGCAGCCCAGAACCAACCGCCTCGAAGGCGTCTAGTGCCAAAAGTGATGATGTAATAATCGAAGACATTGGCGATGACAAAGTTAATTTAGACGAAATACCGTTTTAA
- a CDS encoding DNA translocase FtsK 4TM domain-containing protein has product MAKKRRTKKKDNSKPKEELSPAISKDIAAIVCVALALLLILAALHVGGTLVSSVFTGLRLVLGYAAYLLPVVLGLLAWLLFQPEKYEVGGMNYAGLIGFMLALAGLLHFSSATENALSLAKAGQGGGMSGYAISRGLLGIVNVPAAVVILLTVMAICLVMAANARLSDIYHGLIGLFRRGPKEEIQINEPAGLNINNRLPIRGQLDASRRGKDEMEALTVMADADWVSPELDLLASTTSKPNAGNVKENAAIIQKTLDSFGIEVAMGEVNVGPTVTQYTLKPSSGVKLNKITGLDHNLSLALAAHPLRIEAPIPGKSAVGVEVPNKAAAIVSLKDILATEEIQKSTRMTFALGRDVSGRPALADLSNMPHLLIAGATGTGKSVMINSLLTTLLYRNSPSDLKLILVDPKRVELTPFNGIPHLLAPVITEDDQTISALKWAVAEMQRRYKMLNDAGKRNIVEYNSAKPPERMPYIVIVIDEMAQLMQSAGRDAEALIVQLAQLARATGIHLVLATQRPSVNVITGLIKANIPARVAFTVASQIDSRTILDQSGAEKLLGKGDMLFISPDLIKPIRVQGALIQTKEVNAVNGYLRSQREPQYNEEVTSQPVKLGTSGRGSHFEETGDDDLFEQAAETVIRSGKASASLLQRRLRVGYARAARLLDLLEERGVVGPPDGARPRDVLVDHIDNVATDITYEE; this is encoded by the coding sequence ATGGCCAAAAAACGCCGCACCAAGAAGAAGGATAACTCCAAGCCAAAGGAGGAACTCAGCCCGGCGATCAGCAAAGATATCGCGGCCATAGTCTGCGTGGCGCTAGCATTGCTGCTGATTTTGGCAGCCCTGCATGTTGGGGGTACCCTGGTAAGCTCGGTCTTTACTGGGCTGCGATTAGTGCTAGGGTATGCGGCTTACTTGTTGCCAGTGGTATTGGGGCTATTAGCCTGGTTGCTGTTTCAACCCGAGAAGTATGAGGTTGGTGGTATGAATTATGCTGGGCTGATTGGTTTTATGTTAGCATTGGCCGGCTTGCTGCATTTCAGCTCGGCTACCGAAAACGCTTTGAGTCTGGCCAAGGCGGGGCAGGGTGGAGGCATGAGCGGATATGCTATAAGCCGCGGGTTGCTTGGTATCGTCAACGTGCCAGCCGCGGTAGTTATTTTATTAACTGTCATGGCGATCTGCTTGGTTATGGCCGCTAACGCCCGCTTAAGCGACATTTATCACGGTTTAATCGGCTTGTTTCGGCGTGGTCCGAAAGAGGAAATCCAGATTAACGAGCCAGCCGGTTTGAATATCAACAACCGATTGCCAATCCGAGGCCAACTTGACGCCAGCCGGCGGGGTAAGGATGAGATGGAGGCTCTGACTGTCATGGCCGATGCTGATTGGGTCTCACCGGAGCTAGACCTGTTAGCTAGCACCACCAGCAAACCCAATGCCGGTAACGTCAAAGAAAACGCTGCCATTATTCAAAAAACCCTCGATAGTTTTGGCATCGAAGTGGCCATGGGCGAGGTCAACGTTGGACCGACCGTGACTCAGTACACACTGAAGCCCTCCAGCGGCGTCAAGCTGAACAAAATCACCGGGTTGGATCACAACCTATCGCTGGCGCTGGCGGCCCATCCTCTGCGCATTGAGGCGCCTATTCCGGGTAAAAGTGCTGTCGGCGTCGAAGTGCCAAACAAAGCCGCGGCCATCGTTTCGCTCAAAGACATCCTAGCAACCGAGGAAATTCAAAAAAGTACGCGCATGACCTTCGCTCTAGGCCGCGACGTCTCTGGTCGCCCGGCGCTGGCCGATCTATCCAACATGCCGCACCTGCTGATCGCTGGCGCCACCGGGACTGGTAAAAGCGTCATGATTAACTCGTTGCTAACGACGCTGCTGTATCGTAATTCGCCATCGGATCTCAAGTTGATTTTAGTTGATCCTAAACGAGTCGAATTAACGCCTTTCAATGGCATTCCGCATTTGCTCGCACCGGTTATTACAGAGGATGATCAAACCATTTCGGCGCTCAAATGGGCGGTGGCCGAAATGCAGCGGCGCTATAAAATGCTTAACGACGCCGGTAAGCGCAACATCGTTGAATATAATTCAGCCAAACCGCCAGAGCGGATGCCCTATATCGTGATTGTAATTGATGAGATGGCCCAACTCATGCAATCGGCCGGCCGCGACGCTGAGGCCTTGATAGTTCAGCTAGCCCAACTGGCCCGGGCCACCGGCATCCACCTGGTCCTGGCCACCCAGCGACCAAGTGTTAACGTTATTACCGGTTTGATCAAGGCCAACATTCCAGCCCGAGTGGCCTTCACCGTGGCATCGCAAATTGATTCTCGGACCATCCTTGATCAATCGGGGGCCGAAAAGCTCTTGGGTAAAGGTGATATGCTCTTCATCAGCCCAGATTTAATTAAGCCTATCAGAGTCCAGGGCGCCCTGATTCAGACCAAAGAGGTCAACGCCGTAAATGGCTATCTGCGGTCTCAGCGCGAACCTCAATACAACGAGGAAGTCACCAGCCAACCAGTTAAATTGGGGACCAGTGGCCGGGGCTCTCACTTTGAGGAGACCGGCGATGACGACCTATTCGAGCAGGCCGCCGAGACCGTTATTCGCAGCGGCAAGGCCTCGGCCTCGCTGTTGCAGCGGCGCCTGCGGGTTGGCTACGCCCGAGCCGCTCGTTTACTCGATTTATTGGAAGAGCGGGGAGTGGTTGGTCCGCCCGACGGCGCCCGGCCGCGCGATGTGCTGGTTGATCATATCGACAATGTTGCAACCGACATAACCTATGAAGAATGA
- a CDS encoding TlyA family RNA methyltransferase, translating into MSAKSKVRLDQLLVDIGLAESKSKAQALIMAGRIKLDGNVAAKAGLLVMPDGRVEVAEAPKYVSRGGDKLASVADELRLEFAGKTVLDVGASTGGFTDFALQNGATKVIAVDVGTGQMDWRLRQDDRVEIHEQTDVRAFESDQKVDIAMIDVSFISILKIIDTVAMCVKPNGQIVAMIKPQFEAGKPLADKSAGVISDPKMRAEIIERVKLELGSKFDIVASADSAVLGPKGNQEHFVVLVA; encoded by the coding sequence TTGAGCGCAAAAAGTAAAGTCAGACTAGACCAACTGCTGGTCGACATCGGTCTGGCTGAATCAAAATCGAAGGCCCAGGCACTAATTATGGCTGGTCGTATCAAATTGGATGGCAATGTTGCAGCCAAAGCTGGACTGTTAGTTATGCCAGATGGTCGCGTTGAAGTGGCAGAAGCGCCAAAGTATGTCTCAAGAGGCGGCGACAAGCTAGCTTCGGTCGCGGACGAATTGCGGTTGGAATTCGCTGGCAAAACAGTTCTGGACGTTGGGGCCTCAACCGGCGGCTTCACCGATTTCGCCCTCCAAAATGGCGCTACCAAAGTCATCGCAGTCGACGTCGGTACTGGCCAGATGGATTGGCGCTTGCGTCAGGACGATCGAGTTGAGATTCATGAGCAAACTGACGTCAGGGCCTTCGAGTCCGATCAAAAAGTTGATATCGCAATGATCGATGTTTCGTTCATCTCGATCTTAAAAATCATCGATACGGTGGCCATGTGCGTGAAGCCAAATGGTCAAATTGTAGCCATGATCAAACCTCAGTTCGAGGCTGGCAAACCCCTGGCCGACAAATCTGCCGGCGTCATTAGCGATCCGAAAATGAGAGCCGAAATCATCGAGCGAGTTAAGTTAGAGCTTGGGTCAAAGTTTGATATCGTTGCATCGGCCGATTCAGCCGTCCTTGGACCCAAAGGCAATCAAGAACATTTCGTGGTTTTAGTTGCCTGA
- a CDS encoding pyridoxamine 5'-phosphate oxidase family protein, which produces MIKDVEKTIRDYIAQVIHVSLATCFNNQPWVCEVHYAYDQDLNLYFRSLQSTRHSQEIAQNPNVAGNIVEPHGLTDKPRGVYFEGKAELLDDVKPSDKAVIALNDRFNLGQEVLDEARSKDGHKIYKISVSKFYLFDTRESTPSRKYELPWAKF; this is translated from the coding sequence ATGATCAAAGATGTAGAAAAAACGATCCGAGATTACATCGCCCAGGTGATACATGTGTCCTTGGCCACCTGTTTCAACAATCAGCCGTGGGTTTGTGAGGTTCATTACGCTTACGATCAGGACTTGAACCTGTACTTTAGGTCTCTTCAATCAACTCGTCATAGCCAAGAGATAGCCCAAAATCCCAATGTCGCGGGTAACATCGTCGAGCCACACGGATTAACTGATAAACCCAGAGGAGTCTACTTTGAGGGGAAAGCTGAGCTGCTAGATGACGTCAAACCATCCGACAAAGCTGTTATAGCACTAAACGATCGATTCAATTTAGGCCAAGAGGTTCTGGACGAAGCCAGGTCCAAAGATGGCCATAAGATATATAAAATATCAGTCAGTAAATTTTACCTGTTTGACACCAGAGAATCGACACCTAGTCGAAAATATGAACTGCCCTGGGCCAAATTCTAA
- a CDS encoding DUF5680 domain-containing protein — MNKSELETFLLSARTKTYAAGTGKVKPALEGSVQFEYASENWLYRDIYYIGNGIFPGLETVFFKDEPVWSMSYFGDFSAMTEEQADTMLRKALIDLWETTRIYRPVNKDYGEFVYRCDGDGSIDQLSGTESISVDGKEVYVFYYAGGFIG; from the coding sequence ATGAATAAAAGTGAACTAGAAACATTTTTGCTAAGCGCCAGAACCAAGACTTATGCTGCTGGAACCGGTAAGGTCAAACCCGCTTTGGAGGGTTCGGTTCAATTCGAGTACGCAAGTGAAAACTGGTTGTACCGAGATATATATTACATTGGCAACGGCATTTTCCCTGGATTAGAAACCGTATTTTTTAAGGATGAGCCAGTTTGGTCAATGTCATATTTCGGTGATTTCTCTGCAATGACCGAGGAACAGGCTGACACTATGTTGCGGAAGGCTTTGATAGATTTATGGGAAACAACAAGGATCTATCGGCCCGTTAATAAAGACTATGGAGAATTCGTCTACAGATGCGATGGGGATGGATCGATTGATCAGCTGTCTGGAACCGAAAGCATTTCCGTAGACGGCAAAGAGGTTTACGTCTTCTATTATGCTGGCGGTTTTATCGGTTAA
- the ychF gene encoding redox-regulated ATPase YchF — protein MSLSIGIVGLPNVGKSTLFNALTKNHALAANYPFATIEPNVGIAAVPDERLNQLAELVHPAKITPAVVTFVDIAGLVRGASQGEGLGNKFLAHIRETNAICQVVRAFEDADVQHVSAAIDPKNDIETVNAELILADIATIDNQISRVRGETKADPKAADRLQLLERVRSELGAGKLAGSFLDSTELDELRDLQLLSAKPFIIAFNLGEDQLGDEAVKKRLEALVAPCPSVFLSAKLEAELVELDPAEARELLATVGQAESGLSQLAAAGFKALNLQSFLTAGPKEVRAWTINRGDTAPQAAGVIHTDFAKGFIKAEIVSFDDLVAAGSIAAAKAQGKLRLEGKDYIMQDGDVVEFRFNV, from the coding sequence ATGTCACTATCGATCGGAATCGTCGGTCTGCCCAACGTCGGTAAATCGACCCTGTTCAACGCCCTAACCAAAAACCACGCTCTGGCCGCCAATTACCCCTTTGCCACCATAGAACCAAATGTTGGCATTGCGGCCGTGCCCGATGAGCGGCTGAACCAGCTGGCTGAACTAGTCCACCCGGCTAAGATCACACCGGCGGTGGTAACCTTCGTCGATATTGCCGGGCTAGTCCGCGGCGCCAGCCAGGGCGAAGGTTTGGGCAATAAATTCTTGGCCCACATCCGCGAGACCAATGCCATTTGCCAGGTCGTACGGGCTTTCGAAGACGCGGATGTCCAACACGTTTCAGCAGCGATTGACCCCAAAAACGACATCGAGACCGTCAACGCCGAATTGATCTTGGCCGATATTGCCACCATTGATAACCAAATAAGCAGGGTTCGGGGCGAAACCAAGGCCGACCCCAAAGCGGCTGATCGGCTACAATTACTAGAGCGAGTTAGATCTGAACTGGGTGCCGGCAAATTGGCTGGTTCATTCCTCGATTCGACCGAACTTGATGAACTGCGTGATTTGCAATTACTGAGCGCTAAGCCGTTCATCATCGCTTTTAACTTGGGTGAAGATCAGTTGGGTGATGAGGCTGTAAAAAAGCGACTTGAGGCCTTAGTGGCCCCCTGCCCCAGTGTTTTTTTGTCAGCCAAACTGGAGGCTGAATTAGTTGAGTTGGATCCGGCCGAGGCTCGGGAACTATTGGCCACCGTTGGGCAGGCTGAATCAGGTCTGAGCCAGTTAGCAGCGGCTGGTTTCAAGGCTTTAAATTTGCAATCATTTCTGACGGCCGGCCCCAAGGAAGTCCGCGCTTGGACAATTAATCGCGGCGATACCGCCCCTCAAGCCGCCGGCGTCATTCATACCGATTTTGCCAAGGGTTTTATCAAAGCCGAGATTGTTAGCTTCGATGATTTGGTGGCAGCCGGTTCAATCGCCGCTGCCAAAGCCCAAGGCAAATTACGCCTTGAGGGCAAGGACTACATAATGCAAGATGGTGACGTTGTCGAATTCCGCTTCAACGTTTAG
- the rpsF gene encoding 30S ribosomal protein S6 yields MRIYELIVLLHPDLEIDADAPVAKIEKIITDAGGKVIKRDNWGKKRLAYRINKHDFGVYVYFKVQLQPESVRQVEDSLRITEEIIRHLLVSFVETKSPAKENEPKKTAAAVSEED; encoded by the coding sequence ATGCGAATTTACGAATTAATTGTGCTGTTGCATCCCGATCTGGAAATCGATGCCGATGCACCGGTGGCAAAAATCGAGAAAATCATTACCGATGCCGGCGGTAAGGTGATTAAGCGTGACAACTGGGGTAAAAAACGTCTGGCTTATCGGATCAATAAGCATGACTTCGGCGTATATGTCTACTTCAAAGTCCAGCTCCAGCCCGAATCAGTCCGTCAGGTCGAGGACAGTTTGCGGATCACCGAGGAGATCATTCGGCACCTCTTGGTGAGCTTCGTCGAGACCAAATCGCCTGCAAAAGAAAATGAACCTAAAAAGACAGCAGCAGCTGTCAGTGAGGAGGACTAA
- a CDS encoding RodZ domain-containing protein encodes MKNDPKLAQNQLIGPILKKRRQSLKLSLTDVELATKIRGKFLIALENSDYDSISHDVYTKGFVQSYADFLGLNGRVISSQYLVERGDLPDERPKSIQPPTKSFVITPRLVIVSAAVLILAAVMAYFGWQVSTLAAAPKLVVTNPSSDQVIEGSLADVNGHATLGADVFVNDSPVLTDTNGAFAEKVALQDGVNTIRVMAKNKLGKTTVVTRSILAKIPKPLGAQTSEPATIDGVRVDISIKATAAAITVLVDDKLVFQGTMLAGTTQTFSGNQRVVITTSNAGQTALKVTNSVVAAKSIDPVGKDGEIKRDLEFTKDTVIP; translated from the coding sequence ATGAAGAATGATCCCAAACTGGCCCAAAATCAGCTAATTGGACCAATCCTAAAAAAACGTCGGCAAAGCCTGAAACTTAGTTTGACGGACGTCGAACTAGCCACCAAAATCAGGGGGAAGTTTTTAATTGCGCTGGAGAATAGCGACTACGATAGCATTAGCCATGACGTCTACACCAAGGGCTTCGTCCAAAGTTACGCCGATTTTTTGGGCTTAAACGGCCGAGTCATCTCATCGCAATATTTGGTGGAGCGCGGCGACCTACCAGACGAGCGGCCCAAATCAATTCAACCGCCGACCAAAAGCTTCGTCATCACACCACGCCTTGTTATCGTATCGGCGGCGGTCTTAATCTTGGCTGCCGTCATGGCCTACTTTGGCTGGCAGGTTTCAACGCTGGCGGCTGCCCCCAAACTAGTCGTTACTAATCCGTCGAGTGATCAAGTTATTGAAGGCAGCTTGGCTGATGTTAATGGGCATGCCACATTGGGGGCCGATGTTTTCGTTAACGATTCACCGGTGCTTACCGACACCAATGGCGCCTTTGCCGAAAAAGTTGCCCTCCAAGATGGCGTCAACACTATTCGGGTTATGGCCAAAAACAAGCTGGGCAAAACCACCGTGGTGACCCGCAGCATTCTGGCCAAGATTCCTAAACCGCTGGGGGCTCAAACCAGCGAACCAGCCACTATTGATGGAGTACGGGTCGATATCAGCATCAAGGCCACCGCGGCCGCTATCACGGTTCTAGTTGATGACAAGCTGGTCTTCCAGGGCACCATGCTCGCCGGTACCACCCAGACCTTTAGCGGTAATCAAAGAGTGGTTATAACCACCAGCAACGCCGGCCAAACGGCTCTAAAAGTGACCAATTCGGTGGTGGCAGCCAAATCGATCGATCCGGTTGGCAAAGACGGCGAAATCAAACGTGATTTGGAATTTACCAAAGATACTGTGATCCCTTAA
- a CDS encoding YajQ family cyclic di-GMP-binding protein, giving the protein MAKDFSFDVVSDFDAAEMANAIDQAQREIANRYDFKNTSAKVDFVEGKTGLLITADSDNQAQAVLDVVQGKLIKRGLSLKTLDSSAQPVQGGKEVRWTIPFKKGLDQDKAKQVTKAIREAFPKVKTQVQGDAVRVTSSSKDDLQGVMAALKAGEFDFPLDFVNYR; this is encoded by the coding sequence ATGGCAAAAGATTTTTCATTTGATGTGGTGAGTGATTTCGATGCGGCCGAGATGGCCAACGCTATCGATCAAGCCCAGCGCGAAATTGCCAACCGTTACGATTTTAAGAACACCAGTGCCAAAGTCGACTTCGTCGAAGGCAAAACCGGTCTGTTAATTACTGCAGATAGCGACAATCAAGCCCAAGCCGTGCTGGACGTGGTCCAAGGCAAATTAATCAAGCGGGGCCTATCCCTAAAGACTTTGGATAGCTCGGCTCAGCCCGTGCAGGGTGGCAAAGAAGTGCGTTGGACCATCCCATTTAAAAAAGGCTTGGATCAAGACAAAGCCAAGCAGGTTACTAAAGCCATTCGCGAGGCGTTTCCGAAGGTCAAAACCCAAGTTCAAGGCGACGCCGTGCGGGTGACCAGTTCGAGTAAAGACGACCTGCAGGGGGTGATGGCGGCATTGAAGGCAGGGGAGTTCGATTTCCCGCTCGATTTCGTTAATTATCGGTAA
- the recA gene encoding recombinase RecA, translating to MSTAVAEKEAVVETKSGDKGERLKAVDLAVAQIEKQFGKGAIMKLGDAHHIDVETIPTGSLALDIALGGGIPKGRVVEIYGPESSGKTTLALHAVAEVQKHGGLAAFIDAEHALDPEYAGKIGVKLDDLFISQPDTGEQALEICETLVRSNAVDIVVIDSVAALVPRAEIEGEMGDSLPGLQARLMSQALRKLTGVINKSKTTVVFINQLRMKIGVMFGSPETTAGGQALKYYASVRLDIRRMETLKDGENSIGNHVKVKVVKNKIAAPFKIAEFDIMYNEGISVAGDLIDLAVKYGQVFKSGAWYEYKDEKIGQGREAAKGYLKEHPAVVKEITAAVRKEAGLKA from the coding sequence ATGTCAACAGCAGTAGCGGAGAAAGAAGCGGTCGTGGAAACGAAATCGGGCGATAAAGGGGAGCGGCTCAAAGCAGTCGATTTGGCCGTCGCTCAAATCGAAAAACAGTTCGGCAAGGGCGCCATTATGAAATTGGGGGATGCTCATCACATTGATGTAGAAACAATCCCCACCGGCAGTTTGGCGCTAGATATCGCTTTAGGTGGGGGCATACCCAAAGGCCGGGTGGTGGAAATTTACGGACCAGAGTCGAGTGGGAAGACGACCCTGGCACTGCATGCTGTAGCTGAAGTCCAAAAGCATGGAGGACTAGCCGCTTTCATTGATGCCGAACATGCGCTAGACCCCGAGTATGCCGGCAAAATTGGCGTTAAATTAGATGATCTATTCATTTCGCAACCGGATACGGGTGAACAAGCGCTGGAAATCTGCGAGACTTTAGTTCGCTCAAACGCCGTTGATATTGTGGTGATTGATTCGGTAGCTGCGCTGGTGCCACGGGCCGAGATCGAAGGCGAAATGGGTGATTCACTGCCGGGCTTGCAGGCCCGTTTGATGTCGCAAGCCCTGCGCAAATTGACTGGCGTCATCAATAAAAGTAAAACCACCGTTGTCTTCATCAACCAGCTGCGCATGAAAATTGGCGTTATGTTTGGCAGCCCGGAGACGACGGCCGGAGGCCAGGCACTCAAGTACTACGCTTCCGTACGCTTGGATATTCGTCGGATGGAAACTCTTAAAGATGGCGAAAACTCCATTGGTAACCATGTTAAAGTCAAAGTCGTTAAAAATAAGATCGCTGCACCTTTCAAGATTGCCGAATTCGATATCATGTACAACGAAGGCATTTCGGTGGCCGGCGATCTGATTGATCTAGCGGTTAAATACGGCCAAGTGTTCAAGAGCGGCGCCTGGTACGAGTATAAGGATGAAAAGATTGGCCAGGGTCGTGAGGCTGCCAAAGGCTACCTCAAAGAACATCCGGCCGTAGTTAAAGAAATCACAGCGGCTGTTCGTAAAGAGGCTGGCCTCAAGGCTTAA